The Candidatus Hydrothermales bacterium genome includes a region encoding these proteins:
- a CDS encoding biopolymer transporter ExbD codes for MKIERIAKPKVVIPTASMADIAFLLIIFFMLTTVFRKERGLKVIQFPQAEQTQRIRKHKHLAYIWISSKGDLFVHDLPVDTSFIKKEFRRLIFEDPQLLTMIMADKRVKYKYVNMVTESLREAKALRISFRTDFEKR; via the coding sequence ATGAAGATAGAAAGAATAGCAAAGCCTAAGGTAGTTATACCCACTGCTTCTATGGCTGATATAGCTTTTTTACTTATAATATTTTTCATGTTAACAACTGTTTTTAGAAAAGAAAGAGGACTTAAAGTTATTCAGTTTCCTCAAGCTGAACAGACCCAGAGGATAAGAAAGCACAAACACCTTGCTTACATTTGGATTTCTTCTAAAGGAGACCTTTTCGTACACGATTTACCAGTAGACACAAGTTTTATAAAAAAAGAATTTAGAAGACTAATCTTTGAAGATCCTCAACTTCTTACGATGATAATGGCTGATAAAAGAGTTAAATATAAATACGTTAATATGGTAACTGAATCACTAAGAGAGGCAAAAGCCCTCAGGATAAGTTTTAGAACAGATTTTGAGAAAAGATGA
- a CDS encoding ATP-binding cassette domain-containing protein, with protein sequence MDAVVQCIKVSKLYERRFRALCDVNLEIKKGEFVFIVGPTGAGKTTLLRHIYMAEFPDEGEVRVLNFSSRHVTRKEINFLRRKIGVIFQDFKLLPDRNALSNVSLALEAIGESSKKAREKALNVLYNLGMLSKAEKSIHELSGGEKQKLAIARALVREPVILIADEPTGNIDPSAQEEIMYYLQEIHSKGTTILMATHNYSLIERIKVKRVIHMEFGKIKREEK encoded by the coding sequence ATGGATGCTGTAGTTCAATGTATAAAGGTTTCAAAACTCTATGAGAGAAGATTTAGAGCACTTTGTGATGTAAATTTAGAGATTAAAAAGGGAGAATTTGTTTTTATTGTAGGTCCTACAGGCGCTGGAAAAACAACACTTTTAAGACACATATACATGGCTGAATTTCCTGACGAGGGTGAGGTAAGAGTTTTAAACTTTTCTTCAAGACATGTTACAAGAAAAGAGATAAATTTTTTGAGAAGAAAAATAGGAGTAATTTTTCAAGATTTTAAGCTTCTGCCTGATAGAAATGCCTTATCAAACGTATCACTTGCTCTTGAGGCAATAGGTGAATCTTCAAAGAAAGCAAGAGAAAAAGCTTTAAATGTTCTATATAATCTTGGAATGCTTTCAAAAGCTGAAAAAAGTATACATGAACTTTCTGGAGGTGAAAAGCAGAAGTTAGCAATAGCAAGGGCTCTTGTAAGAGAACCTGTGATACTTATAGCTGATGAACCGACAGGAAACATAGATCCAAGTGCTCAAGAGGAGATAATGTACTATCTTCAAGAGATCCATTCAAAGGGAACTACAATTTTAATGGCTACTCATAATTATTCCCTAATTGAAAGAATAAAAGTGAAAAGAGTTATACATATGGAGTTTGGAAAAATAAAAAGAGAAGAAAAATGA
- the argS gene encoding arginine--tRNA ligase: MTRLSEIEELIKKIVLSSLEKNINIEVSEPEVKGIDTDISFPAFGILSESKSKLEKIINELKEIDFFEKVELVNGYVNIKLSDNLIVNSIKVLFKNPSKFFKEKKKDEKVLVEYISANPTGPLNVANARAACIGDLLCKSFTISGYECDSEYYYNDEGKQIDLLEISLKERIKEIKGENFQIPEEGYHGEYLKKLAIQYLKENLNLNLREFALKKIIEMQKKSLKKFKTEFKNFYYESEIRKSGLLEEALKKLSEYTYEKDGALFFKSTTFGDEKDRVLIKSDGEYTYFAVDIAYHLSKIKRGYTYLINLWGPDHHGYIKRMESALKVLSFNNFKVLIVQQVNLKRGNEIVRMSKRKGEIYTLDDLIKEVGKDAARFFLLLRAPSSPLDFDLELAKKMSVDNPLYYVQYAHARSNQVIEFANKKGIKSLEIPEKFDLDKKEREILKKVFLSQNIYSKICKNFYTHLLPTRLIEITSLFHSFYQSERIVDEKDLSKTQKRLFVVKSLKNFLKFTLNSMGIKAPLGM, from the coding sequence ATGACACGACTCTCAGAGATTGAAGAACTTATAAAAAAAATTGTTTTAAGCAGTTTAGAAAAAAATATTAATATAGAAGTATCTGAACCAGAGGTTAAGGGAATCGACACCGATATCTCTTTTCCAGCCTTTGGAATCCTAAGTGAAAGTAAATCAAAATTAGAAAAAATAATTAATGAACTTAAAGAGATAGACTTTTTTGAAAAAGTAGAACTCGTTAATGGATATGTTAATATAAAATTAAGCGATAACTTAATAGTTAATTCTATTAAAGTTCTTTTTAAAAATCCATCAAAGTTTTTCAAGGAGAAAAAAAAGGATGAAAAAGTTTTGGTTGAGTATATTTCAGCAAATCCTACTGGACCACTAAATGTGGCAAATGCAAGAGCTGCCTGCATAGGAGACCTTCTCTGCAAATCCTTCACCATTTCAGGATATGAATGTGACTCTGAGTACTACTACAACGATGAGGGTAAGCAAATTGACCTGTTAGAGATCTCTCTTAAAGAGAGAATCAAAGAGATAAAGGGTGAAAACTTTCAAATTCCTGAAGAGGGCTATCATGGTGAATACCTGAAAAAATTGGCAATTCAATACCTAAAAGAGAACCTGAACCTAAACTTAAGAGAATTTGCTTTAAAAAAAATAATAGAGATGCAAAAAAAATCACTAAAAAAATTTAAAACCGAATTTAAAAATTTTTATTACGAAAGTGAAATAAGAAAAAGTGGCCTATTAGAGGAAGCCTTAAAAAAATTAAGTGAATATACCTACGAAAAAGACGGAGCCCTGTTTTTTAAAAGCACAACCTTTGGTGACGAAAAGGACAGAGTTCTTATAAAATCTGACGGAGAATACACTTATTTTGCCGTTGACATAGCCTATCATCTTTCAAAGATAAAAAGAGGCTATACATATTTAATTAACCTATGGGGTCCTGATCATCACGGTTATATAAAAAGAATGGAAAGCGCTCTAAAAGTTTTATCTTTTAATAACTTTAAAGTTCTTATAGTTCAACAGGTAAACTTAAAAAGGGGAAACGAAATCGTCAGGATGAGTAAAAGAAAGGGAGAAATTTATACTCTCGATGATTTAATTAAAGAGGTCGGTAAAGACGCTGCAAGATTTTTTTTACTTTTAAGAGCCCCATCCTCACCACTAGATTTTGACCTAGAACTCGCAAAAAAAATGAGCGTTGACAACCCCCTTTACTATGTTCAATACGCTCATGCAAGATCAAATCAGGTTATTGAGTTTGCAAACAAAAAGGGTATTAAAAGTCTTGAAATTCCAGAAAAATTTGATCTTGATAAAAAAGAAAGAGAAATTCTAAAAAAGGTCTTTCTATCTCAAAATATTTACTCTAAAATTTGTAAAAACTTTTACACTCATCTTCTTCCTACAAGATTAATTGAAATTACTTCCCTATTTCATTCTTTTTATCAGTCAGAAAGGATTGTTGATGAGAAAGATCTAAGTAAAACTCAAAAAAGGCTCTTTGTTGTAAAATCACTCAAAAATTTTCTAAAATTTACTCTCAATTCTATGGGTATAAAGGCACCCCTGGGAATGTAA
- a CDS encoding peptidoglycan DD-metalloendopeptidase family protein: protein MILLLIFLETGLKSKLDSLNSELRKIREERKILEKEEIRTLYSLESLNKEINILNEIEKSLINERLLLEYQVFKLENLIRENELELEKTKKFIKNFLVSLYKYGRINPLNIIKGQGSFLSYYTGILAVKRGIEFKEEVLKKGSLLLKDLREKKEVYDKKVKHLLEIEEITSEKKLELESSKKEKEKILSQIRKKRKDQEKLELELVEQVKKFEKLLEKIEKERVAQLKRELPESIPRKKFGWPIKGEIVSYFGTLWHPEYKTKVKNNGIDIKAKPGEKVVSADAGIVVYSDYFMGYGLTVIVDHGDGFFTVYSGLSRVYVSPGKAVSKGEPIGEVGLSIFSSHYTLHFEIRYGGKALDPILFLPFEG, encoded by the coding sequence ATGATTCTTCTTCTTATTTTCTTAGAAACTGGCTTAAAATCAAAATTAGATTCTTTAAATTCTGAGTTAAGAAAAATTCGTGAAGAAAGAAAGATCCTTGAAAAAGAAGAGATAAGGACACTTTACTCATTAGAATCTCTAAACAAAGAAATTAATATATTAAACGAGATTGAAAAATCACTTATAAATGAACGCCTTTTACTTGAATACCAGGTTTTTAAACTCGAAAATCTAATTAGAGAAAATGAACTCGAACTAGAAAAGACTAAAAAATTTATAAAGAATTTTTTAGTATCCCTTTATAAATACGGCAGAATAAACCCTTTAAATATAATTAAGGGTCAAGGATCCTTTTTAAGTTACTATACAGGGATTTTAGCTGTCAAAAGGGGTATAGAGTTCAAAGAAGAAGTACTTAAAAAAGGCAGTTTACTTTTAAAAGACCTTAGAGAAAAAAAGGAAGTTTACGATAAAAAAGTTAAACACCTTTTAGAAATAGAGGAAATAACCTCAGAAAAGAAATTGGAACTTGAAAGTTCAAAAAAGGAAAAGGAAAAAATTTTAAGTCAAATAAGAAAAAAAAGAAAAGATCAAGAGAAACTTGAGTTAGAGCTTGTTGAACAAGTTAAAAAATTTGAAAAACTTCTTGAAAAAATTGAAAAAGAAAGAGTGGCTCAATTAAAAAGAGAACTACCAGAGAGTATACCAAGAAAAAAATTTGGTTGGCCTATAAAAGGGGAAATCGTATCATACTTTGGCACTTTGTGGCATCCAGAATATAAAACAAAAGTTAAAAACAACGGAATCGACATTAAGGCTAAACCAGGAGAAAAGGTAGTATCAGCAGATGCAGGTATTGTTGTATACTCTGACTACTTTATGGGTTATGGCCTTACAGTTATTGTTGATCATGGAGACGGCTTTTTTACAGTTTATTCTGGACTCTCAAGAGTCTATGTATCTCCTGGAAAAGCCGTCTCTAAAGGTGAACCTATCGGTGAAGTAGGCCTTTCTATATTTAGTTCACACTATACCCTTCACTTTGAAATAAGATACGGTGGAAAAGCTCTTGACCCAATTTTATTTCTACCCTTTGAAGGCTAA
- a CDS encoding permease-like cell division protein FtsX, with the protein MESKVIDREKIKKKETRSLKGTDFGKMVFNSKERLYDKKREKAREKIPVTIRQIPKRAPAKSEIRKKSKIIKSITCILLNYIVKILYMSFSLIFRETLLGIKNNLRMAFTSIFIMAFSLFFFMFFVILTLNSFSIIYERSKNIMFEVYPVENLDKKTLNILSDILKSLRGVEKVEYVDSEKGKKIFAQEFPEYKDLLLLFDEEIFPPKFTLHLKPYMLLVGEIQDLKSFILRLPFVKEVYFGEEYILKVFKVLLFLVFIDIFFFFFLLFLLSLTILQTLRLTIRSRINLIEILYLIGADKEYIRSPFALEGFLYGLFGSLLANLFIFTFIHLLKKIFGITLEYFFPVLIINIAFGALLGFLSSQVALSDLKEI; encoded by the coding sequence ATGGAAAGCAAAGTTATCGACAGGGAAAAAATTAAAAAAAAGGAAACAAGGTCTCTGAAGGGAACAGATTTTGGCAAAATGGTTTTTAACTCAAAAGAAAGGTTGTATGATAAAAAAAGGGAAAAGGCGAGGGAAAAAATACCAGTAACTATACGCCAAATACCTAAAAGAGCACCTGCTAAAAGTGAGATAAGGAAAAAAAGTAAAATTATAAAGTCAATAACATGCATTCTCCTAAATTATATCGTTAAAATATTATATATGTCATTTAGCCTTATCTTCAGAGAGACTCTTTTAGGAATAAAAAATAATCTTAGAATGGCATTTACAAGTATTTTTATAATGGCCTTTTCCCTTTTTTTCTTTATGTTTTTCGTAATTTTAACCTTGAATTCGTTTAGTATAATTTACGAAAGATCAAAAAATATAATGTTTGAAGTATACCCTGTTGAAAATCTCGATAAAAAAACCTTGAATATTCTATCTGACATTTTAAAATCTTTAAGGGGAGTTGAAAAGGTTGAATACGTAGATTCAGAAAAGGGGAAAAAAATTTTTGCACAAGAATTCCCGGAATACAAAGATTTACTCCTTTTATTCGATGAGGAAATTTTCCCTCCAAAGTTTACACTACATTTAAAACCATACATGCTTTTGGTCGGAGAAATTCAAGATCTAAAATCATTCATTCTAAGGTTACCCTTTGTAAAAGAAGTATACTTTGGCGAAGAATATATTCTCAAAGTTTTTAAAGTTCTCTTATTTCTTGTATTTATCGATATTTTCTTCTTTTTTTTCCTTTTATTTCTCCTTTCCTTAACAATTCTTCAAACATTGCGTCTAACTATAAGATCAAGAATTAATCTAATTGAAATTCTTTATCTAATTGGTGCAGATAAAGAATACATTAGATCTCCCTTTGCGCTTGAGGGTTTTCTCTATGGACTTTTTGGATCCCTCTTAGCTAACCTTTTTATTTTTACTTTTATACATCTTTTAAAGAAAATTTTTGGTATAACCTTAGAGTACTTTTTCCCAGTATTAATAATAAACATTGCCTTCGGAGCTTTACTTGGTTTTCTTTCATCCCAAGTTGCCCTCTCCGATCTTAAGGAAATATGA
- a CDS encoding glycosyltransferase family 4 protein, with translation MKILMVSDAYYPFPGGVSEHMYNLSRHLRERGHYVKILTAHYEGEKEEKDVIRVGKIKILPLNFTQVTFTWEKDLRRKLREIFKENFDVVHTHGPLGHNLPYHALIFSRSKNIATFHTAFIGFNFYRLARIFYKESFKRLESVICVSRKALREIRKYFPFGKYVIIPNGVDTKKFSPQGERIKKKGDVVLYVGRFEPRKGPFIFLNAALLLRKRGYKEVEFWMVGTGPLFELAKKFSEENNLNVRFFGYVEPERLPVIYRSADIYVSPAIGGETFGIVLIEAMASGLAVICSDIEGYNEVVKNEQNGLLFKNKDERELTEKIELLINDKIKRERLKERALLFSKNFDWGKIAENVEKVYKG, from the coding sequence ATGAAAATTTTGATGGTCTCTGATGCCTATTATCCTTTTCCCGGAGGTGTTTCAGAACACATGTATAATCTATCAAGACACTTAAGGGAAAGGGGACACTATGTAAAAATCCTAACAGCTCACTATGAAGGAGAAAAAGAAGAAAAAGATGTTATAAGAGTTGGAAAGATTAAAATTTTACCTCTAAACTTTACACAGGTAACATTTACTTGGGAAAAGGATTTAAGAAGAAAATTAAGGGAGATTTTTAAAGAAAATTTTGATGTCGTACACACCCACGGGCCCTTAGGACACAACTTGCCCTACCATGCACTTATTTTTTCTCGATCAAAAAACATAGCTACCTTTCACACAGCCTTTATAGGATTTAATTTTTATAGATTAGCAAGAATTTTTTATAAGGAAAGCTTTAAAAGGTTAGAAAGTGTAATATGTGTATCGAGGAAAGCTCTAAGAGAAATTAGAAAATACTTTCCCTTTGGTAAATATGTGATAATTCCAAACGGAGTTGATACAAAAAAATTTAGTCCTCAGGGAGAAAGAATTAAAAAGAAGGGGGATGTAGTTCTTTATGTTGGTAGATTTGAGCCAAGGAAGGGGCCTTTTATATTTTTAAATGCAGCTTTACTTTTAAGAAAAAGAGGCTACAAAGAGGTTGAGTTTTGGATGGTGGGAACAGGTCCTCTTTTTGAATTAGCGAAAAAATTCTCTGAGGAAAATAATTTAAATGTAAGGTTTTTTGGATATGTAGAGCCAGAAAGGCTTCCTGTTATTTATAGGAGTGCAGATATTTATGTCTCTCCGGCTATAGGGGGTGAAACTTTTGGGATTGTTTTAATTGAAGCTATGGCATCTGGATTAGCTGTTATATGTTCTGATATTGAGGGATACAATGAAGTTGTAAAGAACGAACAAAACGGGCTTTTATTTAAAAATAAAGATGAAAGGGAACTTACAGAGAAAATAGAGCTTTTGATAAATGACAAAATTAAAAGGGAAAGATTAAAAGAAAGGGCACTTCTCTTTTCAAAGAATTTTGATTGGGGTAAAATAGCTGAAAATGTAGAAAAGGTTTATAAAGGTTAA
- a CDS encoding DUF5916 domain-containing protein, producing the protein MSLKYFLGHQLIEIILPFWDKQGSLLFLVLSQSGYRKDLKYLTDRIKFSNTGLTVKWNIFLDLICDFTINPDYAQIETDAPQIDVNNSYALYYLEKRPFFMEGKELLETPLNLIYTRSILSPIYALKLTGKFSEKELIFLSAADKYTSYIVPSEYRSWVAFTNNLSLLNILKIKREIINKESYVVLLLAHREVSDRANKRFQSFNRLFGFELRSRFHTHYYIHYEFGYSNVREPRESTICEEFNGENLSGFSHFLNTGMLFKYFNSFLRYTSISPTFRSGFGYITKNNFHSITAGIGFNFYPDKL; encoded by the coding sequence GTGAGTCTGAAGTATTTTCTTGGGCACCAATTGATAGAAATAATCCTTCCTTTTTGGGACAAGCAGGGATCATTATTATTCCTTGTCCTTTCTCAAAGTGGCTATAGAAAGGATTTAAAATATCTAACAGATAGAATAAAATTCAGTAATACAGGACTAACTGTAAAATGGAATATATTTTTAGATTTGATTTGTGATTTTACAATTAATCCCGATTATGCTCAGATAGAAACTGATGCCCCTCAGATAGATGTAAATAATTCCTACGCCCTATATTATTTGGAAAAAAGACCGTTTTTTATGGAAGGAAAGGAGCTACTTGAAACGCCCCTGAATTTGATATATACAAGAAGCATACTCTCACCTATTTACGCTCTTAAACTTACGGGCAAATTTAGTGAGAAAGAATTAATATTTCTTTCTGCAGCTGATAAATACACTTCTTATATTGTTCCCTCAGAATATAGAAGCTGGGTTGCATTTACGAACAATTTGTCTTTGTTAAATATTTTGAAAATAAAAAGAGAAATTATAAACAAAGAGTCGTATGTAGTATTATTACTTGCTCATAGAGAAGTAAGTGATAGGGCTAATAAAAGGTTTCAGAGTTTTAATCGTTTATTTGGTTTTGAGTTAAGAAGCAGATTTCATACGCACTATTATATTCATTATGAATTTGGGTATTCTAACGTTAGAGAGCCACGGGAGTCTACAATTTGTGAAGAATTTAATGGTGAAAATTTAAGTGGATTTTCGCACTTTTTAAATACTGGGATGCTTTTTAAATATTTTAACTCTTTTTTAAGGTATACAAGTATTTCCCCAACTTTTAGATCGGGTTTTGGATATATTACCAAAAATAATTTCCATTCAATTACAGCGGGTATAGGTTTTAATTTTTACCCTGATAAATTATGA
- a CDS encoding biopolymer transporter ExbD, whose amino-acid sequence MPLLKGKFKYEAEIPTASMADIAFLLIIFFMVTTIFSRDRGLKIILPEKSEERVVKIKKENLLSIFINPEGKIFFKDELTETPFNMLRERIKGEILNNPDKIVIFIKTNINSDYNVMIDVFDEVLLSYEEVDSIMWKKGLLDKNDNGVFEDNEKIPRKISIKGIGEET is encoded by the coding sequence ATGCCACTTTTAAAGGGAAAATTTAAGTACGAAGCAGAGATACCTACTGCTTCAATGGCTGATATAGCCTTTTTGCTCATCATATTCTTTATGGTTACTACCATATTCTCTAGGGACAGGGGCCTAAAAATTATTCTGCCAGAAAAGTCTGAAGAAAGAGTTGTAAAAATTAAAAAAGAAAATCTTTTATCCATATTTATAAATCCTGAAGGAAAAATCTTTTTCAAAGATGAACTGACTGAAACTCCCTTTAACATGCTAAGGGAAAGGATTAAAGGCGAAATACTCAATAATCCAGATAAGATCGTAATTTTTATTAAGACTAACATCAATTCTGACTATAATGTGATGATAGATGTATTCGATGAGGTTTTGCTCTCCTATGAAGAGGTAGACTCAATAATGTGGAAAAAGGGGCTTCTTGATAAAAACGATAACGGCGTCTTTGAAGATAATGAAAAAATACCAAGGAAAATATCAATTAAGGGCATAGGGGAAGAAACATGA
- a CDS encoding carbohydrate binding family 9 domain-containing protein — protein sequence MGFKCFEKEINSIRAGYAKRDEFSPIPNDRVSVFIDTYNRLKNAYVFAVNPSGVQYDGIYTPERDVDFSWDTQFESKTAIYDSFWVAEVKIYFSSLKFPSAKEQKWRIHLRRFRPRGESEVFSWAPIDRNNPSFLGQAGIIIIPCPFSKWL from the coding sequence TTGGGATTTAAATGTTTTGAAAAGGAAATAAATTCGATAAGAGCAGGTTATGCCAAAAGAGATGAATTTTCTCCTATACCTAATGATAGAGTGAGTGTTTTTATAGATACTTATAATCGTTTAAAGAATGCATATGTATTTGCTGTAAATCCCTCTGGAGTTCAATATGATGGAATATACACTCCGGAAAGAGATGTAGATTTTTCTTGGGATACTCAATTTGAAAGTAAAACTGCTATTTATGATAGTTTTTGGGTGGCTGAAGTTAAAATCTACTTCTCTTCTTTAAAATTTCCTTCCGCTAAAGAGCAAAAGTGGAGGATCCACCTAAGAAGGTTTAGGCCAAGAGGTGAGTCTGAAGTATTTTCTTGGGCACCAATTGATAGAAATAATCCTTCCTTTTTGGGACAAGCAGGGATCATTATTATTCCTTGTCCTTTCTCAAAGTGGCTATAG
- a CDS encoding LytR C-terminal domain-containing protein, producing MSKVIFFILLILGFCFKEESIKPSEIRVEVLNATGEMHLARIISMELRRMGFDVIRFDNASDTLSKTVIVERISPDKKYAKVLAKFTGIKRIDFEPDPQKLTDVSLIIGKDYKKIFKDLHLIWR from the coding sequence ATGTCTAAAGTTATTTTCTTTATTTTGTTAATTTTGGGTTTTTGTTTCAAAGAGGAAAGTATTAAACCATCAGAGATAAGGGTTGAAGTTTTAAATGCTACTGGAGAGATGCATCTCGCAAGAATTATATCTATGGAACTAAGAAGAATGGGATTTGATGTTATAAGATTTGATAATGCCTCAGATACTTTATCTAAAACTGTAATTGTTGAGAGAATAAGTCCTGATAAAAAGTATGCAAAAGTTCTAGCAAAATTTACAGGTATTAAAAGAATAGACTTTGAACCTGATCCCCAAAAACTAACTGATGTTTCTCTTATAATCGGTAAAGACTATAAAAAAATTTTTAAGGATCTACATTTAATTTGGAGATAG
- the rsfS gene encoding ribosome silencing factor, with translation MEIVKYISEIIYNKKGEDILIIDVRNLLKGICDYFILATSLSEDHARAIADEIESKLKKRGIKIHHIEGYENGKWVLVDAGDVIIHIFDEKTRAFYDLESLYENSRKIKYDTTLRD, from the coding sequence TTGGAGATAGTAAAGTACATATCCGAAATTATATATAACAAAAAGGGAGAGGATATTCTCATCATTGATGTGAGAAATTTACTCAAGGGGATATGCGATTACTTTATTTTAGCCACATCTCTATCTGAGGATCACGCAAGAGCAATTGCTGATGAGATTGAAAGTAAGCTTAAAAAAAGGGGTATAAAGATCCATCACATAGAGGGTTACGAAAACGGCAAATGGGTCTTAGTTGATGCAGGAGATGTAATAATCCACATATTCGATGAAAAAACAAGAGCCTTTTATGACCTTGAATCCCTATACGAAAATAGTAGAAAAATAAAATATGACACGACTCTCAGAGATTGA
- a CDS encoding MotA/TolQ/ExbB proton channel family protein, which translates to MSGIITLFLIGQQGVIESLVDYFHKGGGVMWLLLIVAILSVVIIIERFYTLFRLRTNPRRFVVNVIDLLETEGLSSAMDYCSKNSSVVAKICQAVLEKAGSSKEIIEENVARRATSELAFLDRGMLWLASFTTIAPILGFLGTVTGMIRAFQAVAAAGEVEPTLVAAGISEALITTATGLLIAAPVAIFHTFFSSRINAFSREMEEAANTLIEYVLEAKVK; encoded by the coding sequence ATGAGTGGAATTATAACACTATTTTTGATAGGTCAGCAAGGCGTAATAGAGAGCCTTGTAGACTATTTCCATAAGGGTGGTGGAGTTATGTGGCTTTTGCTAATTGTTGCCATACTCTCAGTTGTTATAATCATTGAAAGATTCTACACCCTTTTTAGACTAAGAACAAATCCAAGAAGATTTGTTGTTAACGTTATTGACTTACTTGAAACAGAGGGTTTATCTAGTGCCATGGACTATTGTTCAAAAAATTCCTCTGTTGTTGCAAAAATTTGTCAGGCTGTTCTTGAAAAGGCTGGAAGTTCCAAAGAAATAATAGAGGAAAATGTTGCAAGAAGAGCAACCTCTGAACTTGCCTTTCTTGATAGAGGAATGCTTTGGCTTGCCTCATTTACAACTATAGCTCCCATCTTAGGATTTTTAGGAACTGTAACTGGTATGATAAGAGCTTTCCAAGCAGTAGCAGCTGCTGGAGAAGTTGAACCAACCCTTGTAGCTGCTGGGATTTCTGAAGCTTTAATTACGACTGCCACAGGCCTTTTGATAGCAGCACCTGTAGCAATTTTCCACACCTTTTTCTCCTCCAGGATAAACGCCTTTTCAAGAGAAATGGAAGAGGCAGCAAACACTTTAATTGAATATGTTTTAGAAGCTAAGGTAAAATAA
- a CDS encoding DnaJ domain-containing protein has protein sequence MEKNYYEILGIKTFATSEEIERAYRKLVREFHPDRFKKEGEEAYKKAVERFTLINEAYNVLSDSEKRKKYDELLKKGEFTPPQTKAKKVQAKNTFKMGLEAFEKGEYSKASMYFKSSILLDPELLEARAYLALSYVRSGRNKSEVLEVLKIFDHYLDKINNSEQFYLLARSYLAIGEKGKAKEILERGLKVFKNDEKLNKLYKEIGGSIFKIFPFK, from the coding sequence ATGGAAAAAAATTATTACGAAATTTTAGGTATTAAAACTTTTGCAACAAGCGAAGAAATAGAAAGGGCTTATAGAAAACTTGTAAGAGAGTTTCATCCTGATAGATTCAAAAAAGAAGGAGAGGAGGCATATAAAAAGGCAGTTGAAAGATTTACCCTTATAAATGAAGCCTATAATGTCTTATCTGATTCAGAAAAAAGGAAAAAGTATGATGAACTTTTAAAAAAGGGAGAATTTACTCCTCCTCAAACAAAGGCAAAAAAAGTTCAAGCAAAAAATACTTTTAAGATGGGACTTGAAGCCTTTGAAAAGGGAGAATATAGTAAGGCATCTATGTATTTTAAGTCTTCTATCTTATTAGATCCAGAGCTTTTAGAGGCAAGAGCCTATCTTGCCTTAAGTTATGTGAGATCCGGAAGAAATAAATCAGAGGTTCTTGAAGTTTTAAAAATTTTTGATCATTACTTGGACAAGATTAATAACTCTGAACAGTTTTACCTTTTGGCAAGATCGTATCTTGCAATAGGAGAAAAGGGTAAAGCTAAGGAGATTCTAGAAAGAGGACTAAAAGTTTTTAAAAATGATGAAAAATTAAATAAACTCTATAAAGAAATAGGTGGCTCTATTTTCAAAATTTTTCCTTTTAAGTAG